The proteins below come from a single Aegilops tauschii subsp. strangulata cultivar AL8/78 chromosome 6, Aet v6.0, whole genome shotgun sequence genomic window:
- the LOC109743617 gene encoding dehydrin DHN4, whose amino-acid sequence MEYQGQQQHGRVDEYGNPVARHGVGTGMGTHGGVGTGAAAGGHFQPMRDEHQTGRGILHRSGSSSSSSSEDDGMGGRRKKGIKEKIKEKLPGGHGDQQHTGGTYGQQGTGMAGTGGTYGQQGHTGMAGTGGTYGQQGHTGMAGTGGAYGQQGHTGMTGTGGTYGQQGHTGMAGTGAHGTTATGGTYGQQGHTGMTGTGAHGTGGAYGQHGTDTGEKKGIMDKIKEKLPGQH is encoded by the exons ATGGAGTACCAGGGACAGCAGCAGCACGGCCGCGTCGACGAGTACGGCAACCCGGTGGCCCGACATGGCGTCGGCACCGGCATGGGGACGCACGGCGGCGTCGGCACAGGAGCGGCCGCCGGTGGGCATTTCCAGCCCATGAGGGACGAGCACCAGACTGGCCGTGGGATCCTGCACCGCTCCGGCAGCTCCAGCTCCAGCTCG TCTGAGGACGATGGCATgggcgggaggaggaagaagggcatcaaggagaagatcaaggagaagcTCCCTGGTGGCCACGGTGACCAGCAGCACACCGGTGGCACCTACGGACAGCAGGGTACTGGCATGGCCGGCACCGGCGGCACCTACGGGCAGCAGGGTCACACTGGGATGGCCGGCACCGGTGGCACCTACGGACAGCAAGGCCACACTGGGATGGCCGGCACCGGCGGCGCCTACGGGCAGCAGGGTCACACTGGGATGACCGGCACCGGCGGCACCTACGGACAGCAGGGCCACACTGGGATGGCCGGCACCGGAGCACATGGCACCACGGCCACCGGCGGCACCTACGGGCAGCAGGGCCACACCGGGATGACAGGCACAGGGGCGCACGGCACTGGCGGCGCGTACGGGCAACACGGCACGGACACCGGCGAGAAGAAGGGCATCATGGACAAGATCAAGGAGAAGCTCCCTGGCCAGCACTGA